Genomic window (Myxococcota bacterium):
GGCATCGACATCCTCGACCCCGCGGCAGAGCGCCCGGGCGACGAGCTCTTCTGGCAGAGCGGCTACTACGTGTCGGTGCGCCAGGGGAGCTGGAAGCTCCAGCTCGACGCGAAGCGCGAGCGCGTCTGGCTCCACGACCTCGCCGCCGATCCGACCGAACAGGTGAACCTCGCGGACGAGCGCCCGGACGTGGTCGCCCGTCTGCGCGCGCGCATCGACCGGCACCTCGAGGGCGCGCACCCGCCGCTCTACCCGTCCTACCTCGAGGCCGCGATCGGCGTCGACAAGACGAAGGCCGAGCGCTTCGAGCCCGGTGACGAGTTCGTCTACTGGCCGAACTGACGCCGCGCGCTCGCTCCGCCGCGCCTACGCGCGGCCGAGGATCATGCCGCTGCGGCCCGCGGCGACGAGCGCGGTGGAGGCGTCCTTCACCTGGTTCGCGGCGGTGCCGCGGAGCTGGCGCGTCGCCTCGAGGATGTTGTTCACGCCGTGGATGTAGCCCTCGCCGAGCAGGCCGCCGTGCGTGTTCACGGGCAGCGTGCCGTCGATGGCGATGTGGCCCTCGCGGATGAAGTCGCGCGCTTCGCCCGGCGCGCAGAAGCGGTGCGCTTCGAGCTGCATCAGGACGACGGGCGAGAAGTTCTCGTAGATCATCGCGACGTCGATGTCGGAGGGCGCGAGCCCGGCCTGGGCGCGCAGGCGGTCGCCGAGCCTCTCGGCCTCCGCAAACCCCGACAGATCCTTCTCGTAGAAGTTGAAGAGCATGTGGCTGCCGCGTCCGTGGACCTGTGCGGCGGAGAGCACGCGCACGGGCGGCGGCGCGAGGTCGCGCGCGCGCTCGAGCGACGTGACGACGAGCGCGACGCCGCCGTCCGACTCCTGGCAGCAGTCGAACAGGCGCAGCACGGGCTCGGCGATCCAGCGCGAGGCCTGGTGGTCGGCGAGCGTGATGGGGCGCTCGTAGAACCACGCGGCCGGGTTCGTCGCCGCATAACGTCGCGCCTGGACGACGTAGTGGCCGAGGTCCTCGTTGGTCACGCCGTACCGGTCCATGTAGCGCTTGTACCAGACGCTGTAGATCTTCGCGGGCGTGTCGAGGCCGAACGCGAAGTGGAAGTCGACGCCGAGGCGCGCGGCCTGGCCGCCCGAGTCGGGCTGGCCGAAGCGCTGCCCGGAGCGCTCGTTGAAGGCGCGGTAGACGAGCACGTGGCGCGCGGCGCCCGACGCGACGGCGGCGGCGGCGAGCTGGACGGTCGCGGCCGAGCCGCCGCCGCCGAACGGCGTGCGCGCCGTCCAGTGCAGCTCCTCGATGCCGAGGCAGCGCATCAGCTCGAGCTCGTCGTTCGCGTCCTGCGTGAAGGTGACCGTGCCGTCGA
Coding sequences:
- a CDS encoding sulfatase, encoding GIDILDPAAERPGDELFWQSGYYVSVRQGSWKLQLDAKRERVWLHDLAADPTEQVNLADERPDVVARLRARIDRHLEGAHPPLYPSYLEAAIGVDKTKAERFEPGDEFVYWPN
- a CDS encoding lipid-transfer protein; amino-acid sequence: MSAIRDTAIVGIGQTEFSKRSGRSELQLAAEASLAAIADAGLTPADIDGTVTFTQDANDELELMRCLGIEELHWTARTPFGGGGSAATVQLAAAAVASGAARHVLVYRAFNERSGQRFGQPDSGGQAARLGVDFHFAFGLDTPAKIYSVWYKRYMDRYGVTNEDLGHYVVQARRYAATNPAAWFYERPITLADHQASRWIAEPVLRLFDCCQESDGGVALVVTSLERARDLAPPPVRVLSAAQVHGRGSHMLFNFYEKDLSGFAEAERLGDRLRAQAGLAPSDIDVAMIYENFSPVVLMQLEAHRFCAPGEARDFIREGHIAIDGTLPVNTHGGLLGEGYIHGVNNILEATRQLRGTAANQVKDASTALVAAGRSGMILGRA